Part of the Xanthomonas sp. SI genome is shown below.
GCGGCGTTCTCGCTGCTGGGCACGCTGCGCTCGGGCTCGCTGGATTCGGTGACGCTGCCGTTCGGCGCGCTGTACCGCGCCGCGCCGCAAGGCATCAAGTGGCTGCTGCTGTACATCGGCGCCGGCCCTTACAACTTCGGCGCGATGCTGGCCAAGGACTACGTCAACGCCAGTTTCCTGGTCAACCAGCTGGTGCCGTTGAGCGGCTCGATCGCCACCGCCGGCACCGGCATTCCACTGGATGCGCCGAACATCAACGTCGGCACCGAATTCTTCCCGTTCCTGCTCGCCGGCGGCGCCGGCGCCGCGCTGGCCGCGATGCTGGCGCTGTACGCGGCGCTGCTGTGGAGCGTGCGCCTGCTCGGCAGCACGGTGTCGCTGTTCAACCTGCTGGTGTTCCTGCGCATCGCCTACGCCTGCCTGATGTCGCCGTTCGCGCCGCAGGCCTTCACCTGGACCAATGCCGGCTTCATCGCGTTGTGCCTGGTCCTGCACGCCTGCAGCGCGCTGTTGCCGAACCGCCGCGCGACGCGGGCGGCACCGGGCAGGGCGGGGCAGGCGCCGCCACCTTTTTCTCCAGGAAGTGCCTTGCCATGAAAGAAGACGAAATCTACCTGATCGACCTGTGGCGGATCCTGCGGCGCGAGTGGAGATGGTGCGTGCTGCCGCTGCTCGCCGCGCTGGCGCTGGCGTTCGCCTTCCTGCATGTGGCCACGCGCCAGTGGCAGGCCACCGCGTGGGTGCAGGTCGGCGAATTCGGCCCGACCCCGGCCGGGCGCGATCCCAAGCTGGAGCCGTTCCAGCGCGTGATCGAGCGGATCAAGACCCGGCTGTTCCAGGACCAGGTGCTGCATAGCCTGGGCCTGCCGTTGAACGGGCGCGAGGCGGCGCTGTACCGCAGCAGCCTGAAGCTGGACCCGGATCCCTATGCCAACCTGATCGAGTTGAGCCTGCGTGCCGATTCGGCGCAGCAGGCGCGCGCCCTGGCCGCGGCGACGACGGCGCAGCTGCAAGCGCTGCACCGGCGCATCCAGGCCGTGCCGATGCAGCAGACGCGCGAACGCCTGCAGGACATCGGCAGCGAACTCGCCACGACCCAGGCCGAGCGCGCGCGCCTGCTGCAACAGCAGGCCGAGGGCAAGGGCAGCGTCGAGCAGCAGTTGCTCGGCAACATGCTGCTGTCGGAAAAGAACGCGACCATCCGCAGCCTGAAGTCCGAGCGCGACGACCTGCTCGCCCGGCTCGGCGCGCGCTATACCTACGACACTTCCGCGCCATGGGCGGCCTACGTGCCCGATCGCCCGGCATTTCCCAATCCGGTGCTGGTGCTGGCGGTGGCGCTGATGCTGGGCGCCGGGCTTGGCGTGTTCGCCGCGATCGTCCGCAACGCGCTGCGGCGCCGGCAGGCCGCACGCATGCCGCAGCCTCAGCAGGCCCTTAGCGGCGCATAAGCGCCAATACGCACGACGCCGCGCACGGCGATTCAACCAAACCGCCCGCCACCCGCACTCACTGGCATACCGTGCGATCCGCGCTTGCGGACGGCACGGCAATCCCGACGACGACGGCAGGCGAGTGGAGAGTGGATGTGACTGCGAATGGCAAGCCCGGCGCCGCTGCGCGCGCGGCGACGATCGATCCGGCGCTGCTGCTGGAGACCCAGCGCGCCTTCGATAGCGTCGCCGCCGACTACGACGGCCCGCGCGGCAACAACGAACTGATCCAGCGCATGCGCACCACCCTGTGGGACACGGTGGCGGCGCAGTTGCCGGTCGGCGCGCGGCTGATCGACCTGGGCTGCGGCACCGGCCTGGATGCCCACGAGTTCGCGCAGCGCGGCTACCGGGTGCTGGCCACCGACTGGTCGCCGCAGATGGTGGAGCGTACCTGGCAGCGTGCGCAGGACCCGGCGCTGCAGGGGCGGCTCAGCGCGGCGCACGTCGGCATCCAGCAACT
Proteins encoded:
- a CDS encoding Wzz/FepE/Etk N-terminal domain-containing protein — translated: MKEDEIYLIDLWRILRREWRWCVLPLLAALALAFAFLHVATRQWQATAWVQVGEFGPTPAGRDPKLEPFQRVIERIKTRLFQDQVLHSLGLPLNGREAALYRSSLKLDPDPYANLIELSLRADSAQQARALAAATTAQLQALHRRIQAVPMQQTRERLQDIGSELATTQAERARLLQQQAEGKGSVEQQLLGNMLLSEKNATIRSLKSERDDLLARLGARYTYDTSAPWAAYVPDRPAFPNPVLVLAVALMLGAGLGVFAAIVRNALRRRQAARMPQPQQALSGA